The Hyphomonas sediminis genome contains a region encoding:
- a CDS encoding fumarylacetoacetate hydrolase family protein, with protein sequence MKLLRVGPQGREKPAVLTPDGTLRDVSDLVDDWDGLALSDAVFSQLGQVDLTSFPELPAASRIGPCVANVGKFICIGLNYADHAAETGADVPAEPVVFFKATSAICGPNDNLEIPRRSQKTDWEVELGVVIGKAAKYVSEAEAMDHVAGYCVIHDVSERAFQLEGTGQWVKGKSCDTFGPIGPYLVTRDEVPDPQNLSMWLDVNGAPMQRGSSSTMIFSVAHIVSYLSQFMSLQPGDVISTGTPPGVGLSRNPPQYLKAGDVVTLGIEGLGQQRQLCVDA encoded by the coding sequence ATGAAGCTTTTAAGAGTCGGACCACAGGGACGCGAGAAACCCGCCGTGCTCACACCCGACGGCACACTTCGCGATGTCAGCGACTTGGTGGACGACTGGGACGGCCTGGCGCTTTCCGACGCCGTCTTCTCGCAACTTGGCCAGGTAGACCTGACGAGTTTTCCCGAACTCCCTGCGGCCAGCCGGATCGGCCCTTGCGTGGCCAATGTCGGTAAATTCATCTGTATCGGTCTTAACTATGCTGACCATGCCGCCGAAACAGGCGCAGATGTGCCTGCAGAACCGGTCGTGTTCTTCAAGGCGACCAGCGCGATTTGTGGGCCTAATGACAATCTGGAAATTCCGCGCCGCTCCCAGAAGACCGACTGGGAAGTCGAACTGGGTGTCGTGATCGGCAAAGCGGCCAAATATGTAAGTGAAGCCGAGGCGATGGACCATGTTGCGGGCTATTGCGTCATCCATGATGTGTCCGAACGTGCCTTCCAGCTGGAAGGCACCGGGCAGTGGGTGAAAGGCAAAAGCTGCGATACGTTTGGCCCGATCGGCCCCTACCTGGTCACCCGTGACGAGGTGCCCGATCCGCAGAACCTCTCCATGTGGCTGGACGTGAATGGCGCTCCGATGCAGCGGGGCTCCTCCTCAACCATGATTTTCAGCGTTGCCCACATCGTCAGCTATCTATCGCAGTTCATGAGCCTCCAACCCGGCGACGTGATCTCCACCGGCACACCGCCCGGCGTCGGACTGTCGCGCAATCCACCGCAATATCTGAAGGCTGGCGATGTCGTGACGCTGGGTATCGAAGGCCTTGGACAGCAACGCCAACTCTGCGTCGACGCCTAA
- a CDS encoding ECF-type sigma factor, producing the protein MSDRTQPDSEEVQRLIASLYPELKRTAAALGRRAGSPETLRSTVLVNEAFLKLRRSSGFVDEKHFLRTAALAMRQILVNHAKARLAARRGGGKLDPLDENMPVYWESDERLVELNEALDQLTEVSPRLAEIVQYRFFAGYSEAETGALMGITDRTVRRDWVKAKAFLLMIMQDGKDGKTGDSDIPL; encoded by the coding sequence GTGTCAGACAGGACGCAACCGGATAGCGAAGAGGTGCAGCGCCTTATCGCCTCCCTGTATCCGGAGTTGAAGCGCACCGCGGCAGCGCTGGGGCGGCGGGCAGGTTCGCCGGAGACCCTGCGATCCACGGTGCTGGTGAATGAGGCGTTCCTGAAGCTGCGCCGGTCCAGCGGCTTTGTTGATGAGAAGCATTTCCTGCGCACGGCGGCGCTCGCCATGCGGCAAATCCTGGTGAACCATGCCAAGGCGCGGCTGGCCGCGCGGCGAGGCGGCGGCAAGCTCGACCCGCTGGACGAGAACATGCCGGTCTATTGGGAAAGCGATGAGCGGCTGGTGGAGCTGAACGAGGCACTTGATCAGCTGACGGAGGTTTCTCCGCGGCTGGCCGAGATCGTGCAATATCGCTTCTTCGCCGGCTATTCCGAAGCCGAAACCGGCGCGCTGATGGGGATCACCGACCGTACAGTGCGGCGAGACTGGGTGAAGGCCAAGGCTTTCCTGCTAATGATCATGCAAGATGGCAAAGACGGTAAAACCGGCGATAGCGATATTCCTCTATAA
- a CDS encoding serine/threonine-protein kinase yields MDAAQWKRLSAFLDEVLDQPESARAAYIDQHTAGDAALQKAAHEMLRKMQESGDFLETPPTLVAPETVLEGQRFGAWQIEGLIGRGGMGAVYAVSRQEGGFEQRGALKRLPEGDAEDRWRFEAERQILARLDHPGLARIHDGGVDAGGQPWMVIERIDGGPIDEWCRAQNAGFAERVGKVLEVVDAVAFAHKALVLHRDLKPANVLIDASGRSRVIDFGIAKQMDISQRTENVLPLSAPYAAPELLTGDPVGPPCDVYGAGALLYELLAGRPPIDLDGLPVALGVGRILDTAPPALSRQSSPILAEASASQTEDINAVLQKALRKPPGDRYPTLDALADDLRRVLQGAGVAARAGERGYRLRRQLWQWRWAVAATAAIMLSLAVGLVTTLWQRNEAIAARDAALAEEARGDAVRQSLYLLLSESAEAGGSDATGRDVLRRATARLQQQYISTPTKAAPVLHALGELYFYLGDYEEAISVLGPLVLNGEESGVPPETLASARYDLAQSLVRTGNLEEATSLLAEAQAFWQRDPVKWRMRLIDSRLVEAQILRATDPEAAARLLEQALADHIDLHGTDNRLAGIFQNNLGVSLQSIGDLDGARIAFNKAREAWIATGLTETPDALNTANNLAAIETLQGRPENAAPLFAEALTLRRQLFGPSAATAALMSNYGKVLMQLGRHAEARPLLDEASKMAERFSGAGSMLHVAALSGLSEAELVDTGEGEATAALAVQLAGENPAARAMASIAYARTLAHAGRKEAAVAALAQAERDIPALGPAGARLQQAAGALRAEYGL; encoded by the coding sequence ATGGATGCAGCGCAGTGGAAGCGTTTGTCGGCATTTCTCGACGAGGTGCTCGACCAACCCGAATCTGCACGCGCCGCCTATATCGACCAGCACACAGCCGGTGACGCGGCCCTGCAGAAAGCCGCCCACGAGATGCTCCGCAAGATGCAGGAGAGCGGCGATTTCCTCGAAACACCGCCCACACTGGTCGCGCCCGAAACCGTGCTGGAAGGCCAGCGCTTCGGCGCCTGGCAGATTGAGGGGCTGATCGGCCGCGGGGGCATGGGCGCGGTCTATGCCGTCTCCCGTCAGGAAGGCGGCTTCGAGCAGCGCGGCGCCCTAAAACGCCTTCCGGAAGGCGACGCGGAAGACCGCTGGCGCTTTGAAGCCGAACGTCAGATCCTTGCCCGGCTGGATCATCCCGGCCTCGCCCGCATCCATGATGGCGGCGTCGATGCCGGCGGCCAGCCCTGGATGGTGATCGAGCGGATCGATGGCGGCCCGATCGATGAATGGTGCCGCGCGCAGAATGCAGGCTTTGCCGAACGCGTCGGTAAGGTGCTGGAAGTCGTCGACGCCGTGGCCTTCGCCCACAAGGCGCTGGTGCTACACCGCGACCTGAAGCCCGCCAACGTGCTGATCGACGCCTCCGGACGCAGCCGCGTCATCGATTTCGGCATTGCCAAGCAGATGGACATCAGCCAGCGCACGGAAAACGTCCTGCCGCTATCGGCGCCCTATGCTGCGCCGGAGCTGCTTACCGGCGACCCCGTCGGCCCGCCATGCGATGTCTATGGCGCGGGCGCGCTGCTCTATGAACTGCTCGCCGGGCGTCCGCCGATTGATCTCGATGGACTCCCCGTCGCGCTCGGCGTTGGCCGCATTCTCGATACCGCGCCGCCTGCGCTGTCGCGCCAGTCCTCTCCCATTCTTGCCGAAGCCTCTGCCAGCCAGACCGAAGACATCAACGCCGTGCTCCAGAAAGCGCTGCGCAAGCCGCCGGGCGACCGCTACCCCACGCTTGATGCGCTTGCGGACGATCTGCGCCGCGTGCTGCAGGGCGCCGGCGTTGCCGCCCGCGCGGGCGAGCGCGGCTACCGTCTCCGCCGCCAGCTCTGGCAATGGCGCTGGGCCGTCGCCGCCACTGCCGCCATCATGCTCAGCCTCGCTGTCGGTCTCGTCACCACACTCTGGCAGCGCAACGAAGCCATCGCCGCGCGCGACGCCGCCCTTGCCGAAGAAGCCCGCGGCGACGCTGTCCGCCAGTCGCTTTACCTGCTGCTCAGCGAAAGCGCCGAGGCAGGTGGATCAGACGCGACCGGCCGCGATGTCCTCCGCCGCGCAACCGCCCGCCTGCAGCAGCAATACATATCCACACCCACCAAAGCTGCGCCTGTCCTCCACGCGCTGGGTGAGCTTTATTTCTACCTGGGGGACTATGAAGAGGCGATCTCCGTACTCGGTCCCCTGGTGCTCAACGGCGAGGAGTCCGGCGTTCCGCCTGAAACACTCGCCTCCGCCCGCTACGACCTTGCCCAGTCCCTCGTGCGCACCGGCAATCTTGAAGAAGCCACCAGCCTTCTGGCGGAGGCGCAGGCCTTCTGGCAGCGCGACCCTGTTAAATGGCGCATGCGTCTGATCGACAGCCGCCTCGTCGAAGCGCAGATCCTGCGCGCCACAGATCCAGAAGCCGCCGCCCGCTTGCTGGAGCAGGCTCTCGCTGATCATATCGATCTACACGGCACGGACAATCGCCTGGCGGGCATCTTCCAGAACAATCTCGGGGTCTCGCTCCAGTCCATAGGCGATCTCGATGGCGCCCGCATCGCCTTCAACAAGGCGCGCGAAGCGTGGATCGCGACCGGCCTTACCGAAACGCCCGATGCTCTCAACACCGCCAATAATCTCGCCGCTATCGAGACCCTGCAGGGCCGTCCGGAAAACGCCGCGCCGCTGTTTGCCGAAGCGCTCACCCTCCGCCGCCAACTGTTCGGCCCTTCGGCGGCCACCGCCGCGCTGATGAGCAATTACGGCAAGGTGCTGATGCAGCTTGGCCGACATGCCGAGGCCCGCCCATTGCTCGACGAAGCGTCCAAGATGGCCGAGCGCTTTTCAGGTGCCGGGTCCATGCTGCATGTTGCAGCGCTTTCCGGTCTCTCTGAGGCCGAACTCGTTGACACAGGGGAGGGCGAGGCAACCGCTGCGCTCGCTGTCCAGCTCGCCGGGGAAAATCCGGCTGCTCGCGCCATGGCAAGCATCGCTTACGCCCGCACGCTGGCCCATGCTGGCCGCAAGGAGGCGGCAGTCGCCGCTCTGGCGCAGGCTGAACGGGATATTCCCGCCCTTGGGCCGGCTGGCGCGCGGCTCCAGCAGGCAGCAGGCGCGTTGCGCGCCGAATACGGCTTATAG
- a CDS encoding L-rhamnose mutarotase: MQRRAMIIRLNPEQKEEYKRLHANAWPSILKQITSSNIRNYSIFLREPENLLVGLFEYHGTDYEADMKAMAEDPETQRWWALTDPCQTPLESVGADEWWAPMEEVFHHD; encoded by the coding sequence ATGCAGCGCAGGGCGATGATCATCCGGCTCAATCCGGAACAGAAGGAAGAGTATAAGCGCCTCCACGCCAATGCGTGGCCTTCAATTCTGAAACAGATCACCTCAAGCAATATCCGCAATTACAGCATCTTCCTGCGCGAGCCAGAAAACCTACTTGTCGGCCTATTCGAATATCATGGTACAGACTATGAGGCCGACATGAAGGCCATGGCGGAAGACCCCGAAACGCAGCGCTGGTGGGCGTTGACCGATCCTTGTCAAACGCCGCTGGAGTCAGTGGGGGCTGATGAATGGTGGGCGCCGATGGAAGAAGTTTTCCATCACGATTAA
- a CDS encoding aldo/keto reductase, producing MMPPPPMQLPKFGLGAAGLGNLYSAISDAEAEAILTAADAASFCYVDTAPYYGHGLSEQRVGAHTWQNCINPKISTKVGRRLEPAGSRPIPENGFVSPAPNIPVFDYSAHGIRSAFEGSQARLGVPSVDILLLHDIGRMTHGDAHPQIFSQALEEALPEMAAMKWEGKTRWIGLGVNELDVCREVLEHFDLDALLIAGRYTLLEHEKSLTFLDECHRSGVRIIVGGAFNSGLLAASGNEPLYYDYAAAPEWAVNRAAELRRICEAHGTTLPAAALKFCAAHPAVASVIPGARSAEQVRQIKAWTDDDIDPALWTELKDKGLIAAGAPVP from the coding sequence ATGATGCCGCCGCCCCCCATGCAGTTGCCGAAATTCGGCCTCGGCGCGGCGGGGCTGGGCAATCTGTATTCCGCCATTTCCGATGCAGAAGCAGAGGCTATCCTGACGGCGGCAGACGCTGCAAGCTTCTGCTATGTCGACACGGCCCCCTATTATGGCCATGGCCTCAGCGAGCAGCGCGTCGGCGCCCATACCTGGCAAAACTGCATCAATCCGAAAATCTCCACCAAAGTGGGCCGCCGCCTGGAGCCTGCCGGCTCGCGCCCCATCCCTGAGAATGGCTTCGTTTCCCCGGCTCCGAACATTCCGGTGTTCGATTATTCCGCCCACGGCATACGCAGCGCATTCGAAGGCAGCCAGGCGCGCCTTGGCGTCCCTTCAGTCGATATTCTCCTCCTGCATGACATTGGCCGGATGACGCATGGCGACGCACACCCCCAAATATTCTCACAGGCACTGGAAGAAGCCCTGCCGGAAATGGCAGCCATGAAGTGGGAGGGCAAAACCCGCTGGATTGGCCTTGGCGTCAATGAGCTGGACGTTTGCCGTGAAGTGCTTGAGCACTTTGATCTCGATGCGCTGTTGATCGCCGGACGATACACATTGCTGGAACACGAGAAATCGTTGACCTTCCTGGATGAATGCCATCGCAGCGGCGTGCGCATCATTGTCGGTGGCGCGTTCAATTCCGGCCTGCTTGCGGCCTCTGGAAACGAACCGTTATATTACGACTACGCAGCCGCGCCCGAATGGGCCGTCAATCGAGCAGCGGAACTTCGCCGGATTTGCGAGGCGCACGGCACGACACTACCCGCAGCGGCCCTCAAATTCTGCGCTGCACATCCAGCGGTCGCGTCTGTTATCCCCGGTGCGCGGTCTGCCGAGCAGGTCCGCCAGATAAAGGCGTGGACGGACGATGATATCGACCCAGCGCTTTGGACAGAGCTGAAAGACAAAGGCCTGATTGCTGCCGGGGCGCCGGTACCATGA
- a CDS encoding IclR family transcriptional regulator: MTEAPYKAPALEKGLDILECLASLRTPQSISDIARHIGRSRSEIYRMVVVLEMRGYVERTDDPEKLQLSNRLFEVGMRSPPKMDLHEAALPEMSTLAARMMQSIQLAVVSADQIVVIARTESPDDVGFSVRLGHRRSIMKSASGIVLFAFASPVQEAKMLEDLKAAGASQEELDALYAQTKQVREQGFVSMPSRMVDGVTDISAPIFNAISSSAVASLTVPFVVTRRARVSLGEAPNLVVEAAQRISAALGRPAPPPR, from the coding sequence ATGACCGAAGCCCCCTACAAAGCCCCCGCCCTTGAAAAGGGGCTCGATATTCTGGAGTGTCTCGCCAGCCTGCGTACGCCGCAGTCGATTTCCGACATTGCGCGGCATATCGGGCGATCACGCAGCGAAATCTACCGAATGGTCGTCGTGTTGGAAATGCGCGGGTATGTTGAGCGTACCGACGACCCGGAAAAGCTGCAGCTTTCAAACCGCCTATTCGAAGTGGGCATGCGCTCGCCGCCGAAGATGGACCTGCATGAAGCCGCCCTGCCCGAAATGTCGACCCTGGCTGCCCGCATGATGCAGTCGATCCAGCTGGCTGTTGTCAGCGCAGATCAGATAGTCGTCATTGCGCGGACGGAAAGTCCCGACGATGTGGGCTTCAGCGTACGCCTAGGGCACCGCCGATCCATCATGAAATCTGCTTCCGGCATCGTACTCTTTGCCTTTGCGTCACCGGTCCAGGAAGCCAAGATGCTGGAAGACTTAAAAGCCGCCGGCGCTAGCCAGGAAGAGCTGGATGCGCTTTACGCCCAGACAAAGCAGGTTCGAGAACAGGGCTTCGTCAGCATGCCTTCGCGCATGGTGGACGGCGTTACAGACATCAGCGCGCCTATATTCAATGCCATCAGCAGCAGTGCTGTCGCGAGCCTGACAGTTCCCTTTGTCGTAACGCGCCGCGCGCGCGTCTCACTGGGAGAAGCTCCCAACCTGGTTGTCGAAGCAGCGCAGCGCATCTCCGCAGCTCTTGGCCGGCCGGCGCCGCCGCCTCGCTGA
- a CDS encoding amidohydrolase family protein — MIERIDSHMHIWTLARGDYDWMTPDLGAIHRDYAVDDAWAQASAARVTGTILVQAAATAAETDFLLATAATDERVAGVVGWVDFEAADATIEIERRSDDPRVVGLRPMIADVPDPGWILRRDFVPLLDQMAQCGLVLDGHARADLIPVMTQLADQHPSLQIVLNHAGKPRIDTGDLAQWFADIAALAKRPNVACKFSGLLTEAGHRTSDEAIGEIARHVRNCFGPHRVLWGSDWPVLNLAGSYSGWAAQSERIIDRLFPEHREAVWAGNAKRIYLSKSEF, encoded by the coding sequence ATGATCGAGCGCATCGACTCCCATATGCATATCTGGACCCTTGCGCGGGGCGACTATGATTGGATGACGCCGGATCTCGGCGCTATCCATCGGGACTACGCCGTCGATGACGCCTGGGCGCAGGCTAGCGCTGCCCGGGTTACCGGAACGATCCTCGTCCAGGCCGCCGCGACTGCCGCAGAAACAGATTTCCTCCTTGCGACCGCCGCCACAGATGAACGCGTCGCGGGGGTAGTTGGCTGGGTGGACTTTGAAGCGGCCGATGCCACCATCGAAATCGAGCGGCGTTCGGATGATCCGCGAGTGGTTGGCCTTCGCCCCATGATCGCGGACGTGCCGGACCCGGGCTGGATACTCAGGCGCGATTTCGTCCCCTTGCTGGACCAAATGGCCCAGTGCGGCCTAGTGCTTGACGGACACGCCCGCGCAGACCTGATCCCCGTTATGACGCAGCTGGCCGACCAGCACCCGTCGCTGCAGATCGTCCTCAATCATGCCGGGAAGCCGCGCATCGATACTGGCGATCTGGCGCAATGGTTTGCCGACATCGCAGCGCTTGCCAAACGCCCCAACGTCGCCTGCAAATTTTCAGGATTGCTTACGGAAGCCGGCCATCGAACCAGCGACGAGGCCATCGGCGAAATTGCCCGGCATGTGCGAAACTGCTTTGGACCGCACCGTGTGCTGTGGGGCAGCGACTGGCCGGTGCTGAACCTCGCGGGCAGCTATTCAGGATGGGCCGCCCAGAGCGAGCGCATTATAGATCGTCTCTTCCCGGAGCATCGTGAAGCGGTGTGGGCGGGCAACGCGAAACGCATTTATCTCAGCAAATCGGAATTCTGA
- a CDS encoding SDR family oxidoreductase produces MGRLSGKKALITAAGAGIGRASAEAFAREGAKVIATDISADALAGLNRTPNIETRVLDVTDPAAIAATVGAAKDLDILFNVAGWVHHGTIEDCGREDWDRSLLINLTSMYETSRAVLPNMLARSGGVILNMSSVASSVTGAPNRFAYGATKAGVIGLTKGIAADYAARGIRCNAICPGTVDTPSLQGRMSAQGDYETARNMFISRQPMGRLGTAEEIAHLAVYLASDEAAFTTGAIHIVDGGWTN; encoded by the coding sequence ATGGGCCGGCTCTCCGGAAAAAAAGCACTGATCACCGCCGCAGGAGCCGGCATCGGCCGCGCCTCCGCGGAAGCGTTCGCGCGTGAAGGCGCCAAGGTGATTGCGACGGATATCAGCGCAGACGCATTGGCCGGCCTGAATAGAACACCGAATATTGAAACCCGGGTTCTGGACGTGACCGACCCGGCCGCCATTGCGGCGACGGTTGGAGCCGCGAAAGACCTTGATATCCTCTTCAATGTTGCCGGATGGGTTCACCACGGAACGATAGAAGATTGCGGGCGGGAGGATTGGGATCGCTCGCTGCTGATCAATCTCACATCCATGTACGAAACCTCTCGAGCCGTCTTGCCCAATATGCTGGCCCGCAGCGGCGGCGTGATCTTGAACATGAGTTCTGTCGCTTCCAGCGTAACAGGCGCGCCAAACCGGTTTGCCTATGGCGCGACCAAAGCTGGCGTTATCGGGCTTACCAAAGGCATCGCCGCCGACTATGCCGCGCGCGGCATTCGTTGCAATGCGATCTGTCCGGGAACGGTGGATACACCGTCCCTGCAGGGCCGCATGTCGGCGCAGGGCGACTACGAGACAGCGCGCAACATGTTCATCTCGCGGCAACCGATGGGCCGCCTCGGCACAGCGGAAGAAATCGCCCACCTCGCCGTTTACCTCGCTTCGGACGAAGCCGCCTTCACCACCGGCGCAATTCACATCGTCGACGGCGGCTGGACAAATTAG
- a CDS encoding enolase C-terminal domain-like protein, producing MIERIEAHDIRFPTSRESHGSDAMNPDPDYSCAYATLRMSGGDPDGNGLTFTIGRGNDLCVAAIEGLGKHLIGRSLDEFEADLSLASRLVLNDSQYRWLGPEKGVVHLAAAALINAVWDALAKRARKPLWRYVADMTPQQIVSAIDFRHITDFLSKEEALARLTAQAPGKAARIERLLKEGYPAYTTSAGWIGYSDAQIVQLLKGAYADGWRHFKIKVGGDLATDVRRCALFRETLGNDVKLSVDANQVWNIDQAVTAIEAIAPYDIYWVEEPTSPDDVLGHKEIARQVAPIQLATGEHAHNKVMFKQFLQAQAIGFCQIDSCRLAGVNEVIAVMLMADKAGIPVCPHAGGVGLCEYVQHLSMIDYVCISGTMEGRVIEHAAHLHQHFRNPIEIRSGRYMAPLAPGYSVDLWPQSIADHSFPNGKVWVEESVA from the coding sequence ATGATAGAACGCATTGAAGCACACGACATCCGCTTCCCCACATCACGGGAAAGCCACGGCTCCGATGCCATGAATCCGGACCCGGACTATTCTTGCGCGTATGCGACCTTAAGAATGAGTGGTGGCGATCCGGATGGAAACGGCCTGACATTTACGATTGGCCGAGGCAATGACCTTTGCGTTGCCGCCATTGAAGGACTGGGTAAGCACCTTATCGGGCGCAGCCTGGATGAGTTTGAAGCCGATCTCAGCCTTGCATCGCGCCTTGTGCTTAATGACAGCCAGTATCGCTGGCTCGGGCCCGAAAAAGGTGTCGTGCACCTGGCCGCCGCAGCCCTGATCAATGCCGTTTGGGATGCACTGGCCAAACGCGCTCGCAAACCGCTCTGGCGCTATGTTGCCGACATGACACCGCAGCAGATCGTATCCGCTATAGATTTCCGGCACATCACGGATTTCCTCAGCAAGGAAGAAGCCCTTGCCCGGCTCACGGCGCAGGCGCCAGGAAAGGCCGCCCGAATAGAACGCCTCCTCAAAGAGGGATACCCGGCCTATACGACATCGGCAGGCTGGATCGGGTATTCCGATGCCCAAATCGTACAACTTTTGAAAGGCGCGTATGCGGATGGTTGGCGCCACTTCAAGATCAAGGTAGGCGGCGACCTTGCGACCGACGTTCGCCGGTGCGCGCTGTTTCGGGAAACCCTCGGAAACGACGTGAAACTCAGCGTCGACGCAAACCAGGTCTGGAACATCGACCAAGCCGTCACGGCCATCGAAGCAATCGCGCCCTACGACATCTACTGGGTGGAAGAACCCACGAGCCCCGATGATGTTCTGGGCCACAAAGAAATCGCCCGCCAGGTGGCGCCGATCCAGCTGGCGACTGGGGAGCACGCGCACAACAAGGTGATGTTCAAGCAATTCTTGCAGGCGCAGGCGATTGGATTCTGCCAGATCGACTCCTGCCGCCTCGCTGGTGTCAACGAAGTGATCGCCGTGATGCTGATGGCAGACAAGGCGGGCATTCCCGTTTGCCCACATGCCGGCGGCGTTGGCCTTTGCGAATATGTGCAGCATCTTTCGATGATCGATTATGTTTGCATTTCCGGAACGATGGAGGGGCGGGTGATTGAGCACGCTGCTCATCTTCACCAGCATTTCCGCAACCCAATTGAAATCCGCAGTGGGCGTTATATGGCTCCGCTCGCGCCAGGCTACTCCGTTGACCTCTGGCCGCAGAGCATAGCCGATCATTCCTTCCCCAATGGAAAAGTCTGGGTTGAGGAGTCCGTAGCCTGA
- a CDS encoding TetR/AcrR family transcriptional regulator, with translation MAKSPQTEKPTPEQMMSAENNADVKYPRRTERRRKTRTKILRAASDLFLKSSFSATTMQNIADAADIHVTTLFMHFNSKNDLATVLAENAVEELREHALAAQPAKTFFDFFRDEAMTYAAVRKNAGQPHAAMWRGLRHDREFAFAWAIYEHGQKSVYADYICQEYKLDRATDYVPDLLAAMMVECLVLPHERWAEAPAKRKLADEIAKGVEAAEIAARLVLKSYDACAAKG, from the coding sequence ATGGCAAAATCCCCGCAAACGGAAAAGCCAACGCCTGAGCAGATGATGTCCGCTGAAAACAATGCCGACGTAAAATATCCTCGCCGCACAGAGCGCCGCCGGAAAACCCGCACGAAGATCCTGCGCGCCGCCTCGGATCTGTTCCTGAAGTCGAGCTTTTCTGCGACCACCATGCAGAACATTGCGGACGCGGCAGACATTCACGTCACCACCTTGTTCATGCACTTCAATTCCAAGAATGACCTGGCGACCGTTCTCGCCGAAAATGCGGTTGAAGAATTGCGGGAACATGCGCTGGCGGCGCAGCCTGCCAAAACCTTCTTTGACTTCTTCCGTGACGAAGCAATGACCTATGCCGCCGTGCGGAAGAATGCCGGGCAACCGCACGCCGCCATGTGGCGCGGATTGCGTCATGACCGGGAGTTCGCGTTTGCCTGGGCGATTTACGAGCACGGACAGAAAAGCGTGTATGCGGATTATATTTGCCAGGAATACAAGCTGGACCGCGCGACGGACTATGTGCCGGATCTGCTGGCCGCGATGATGGTGGAATGCCTCGTCCTCCCCCATGAGCGATGGGCCGAAGCCCCCGCCAAGCGCAAACTGGCGGACGAAATCGCCAAGGGCGTGGAGGCCGCAGAGATTGCAGCCAGGCTGGTCCTTAAATCCTACGATGCCTGCGCCGCAAAGGGCTGA